A portion of the Longimicrobium sp. genome contains these proteins:
- a CDS encoding putative toxin-antitoxin system toxin component, PIN family, with translation MRLVLDTNVLIAAYATEGACMRLYRYCMRRHVLVTSEILIEELREKLLRKLKIASPDVDDLLGFYREHCEIVMPRPLQSPVSRDPDDDWVIATAIAGECRCIVSGDGDLLTLETYQGIRMIRPASFWEFEAGSSEV, from the coding sequence GTGAGGCTCGTTCTCGATACGAACGTCCTCATCGCGGCTTATGCCACCGAGGGCGCCTGCATGCGGCTGTACAGATACTGCATGCGGCGCCACGTCCTCGTTACCTCCGAGATCCTCATCGAGGAGTTGCGGGAGAAGCTCCTTCGAAAGCTCAAGATCGCCTCTCCGGACGTTGACGATCTCCTCGGGTTCTATCGCGAACACTGCGAGATCGTTATGCCGCGGCCGCTGCAATCTCCAGTTTCACGCGATCCTGACGACGATTGGGTGATCGCCACAGCGATAGCGGGCGAGTGCCGGTGCATCGTAAGCGGTGACGGCGATCTCCTCACGCTCGAGACCTACCAGGGCATCCGTATGATTCGCCCGGCCTCGTTTTGGGAGTTTGAAGCTGGTTCATCAGAGGTGTAG
- a CDS encoding acyl-CoA dehydrogenase family protein has protein sequence MSDQNARNAPSEQESREVAEAARETEWTAPSFVRELFLGNFRLDLIHPYPRQSPEDKAKTDAYIAKLRKFLDENVDSDEIDRTGELPPEVVQGLRDLGAFGLKIPEEYGGIGLSQLGYGRTIGMVTSKDGNLTALLSAHQSIGVPQPLKMFGTPEQKKKYLPRLAAGAISAFALTEPGVGSDPAALATTAEPTEDGEAFILNGEKLWCTNGTIAELLVVMAKTPSKMKNGKEIPQITAFIVETSAPGVEITNRCRFMGLKALQNAVITFKNVRVPREDIIWGEGKGLKLALMTLNTGRLTLPMSAAYGAKVAVEVARKWAAERVQWGAPIGKHDAVAQMLGAMAADAFAIESMAELSSALADQAKNDIRLEAAIAKLWTTEIGWRIVDDLLQIRGGRGYETADSLAARGEVPIAVERMMRDFRINRIFEGSSEIMRLFIAREAVDTHLAVAGDLIKPGISTGQKLGAMAKAGAWYAAWLPKRFVGGGQLPGHYGEFGRNAKHVRFIERTSRKLARNMFYAMGKYQAKLERKGHLLGRFVDIGAELYAMSCAVVRAQDMRDGPNGKEAAILADVFCRRSRLRVKALFDQLWENADDPTYKVAQDVMKGRYAFIEEGAVTTIPEHTLAPSAQPPIERKVSGERPATRIGASG, from the coding sequence ATGAGTGACCAGAACGCCCGGAACGCTCCGAGCGAACAGGAGTCGCGCGAAGTCGCGGAGGCCGCGCGCGAAACCGAGTGGACCGCGCCGAGCTTCGTCCGCGAGCTGTTCCTCGGCAACTTCCGCCTGGACCTGATCCATCCCTATCCCCGGCAGTCGCCCGAGGACAAGGCCAAGACCGACGCCTACATCGCCAAGCTGCGCAAGTTCCTGGACGAGAACGTAGACTCCGACGAGATCGACCGCACCGGCGAGCTGCCGCCCGAGGTGGTGCAGGGTCTCCGGGATCTCGGCGCCTTCGGTCTCAAGATCCCCGAGGAGTACGGCGGCATCGGGCTCAGCCAGCTGGGGTACGGGCGCACCATCGGCATGGTCACCAGCAAGGACGGCAACCTCACCGCCCTTCTCTCGGCGCACCAGTCCATCGGCGTGCCGCAGCCGCTGAAGATGTTCGGCACCCCCGAGCAGAAGAAGAAGTACCTGCCGCGCCTGGCCGCGGGCGCCATCAGCGCCTTCGCGCTCACCGAGCCCGGCGTGGGCTCGGACCCCGCCGCGCTGGCGACGACCGCCGAGCCGACCGAGGACGGCGAGGCCTTCATCCTGAACGGCGAGAAGCTGTGGTGCACCAACGGCACCATCGCCGAGCTGCTGGTGGTGATGGCGAAGACCCCGTCGAAGATGAAGAACGGCAAGGAGATCCCCCAGATCACCGCCTTCATCGTCGAGACCAGCGCGCCGGGGGTGGAGATCACCAACCGCTGCCGCTTCATGGGCCTGAAGGCGCTGCAGAACGCCGTCATCACCTTCAAGAACGTGCGCGTCCCTCGCGAGGACATCATCTGGGGCGAGGGGAAGGGTCTCAAGCTGGCGCTGATGACGCTGAACACCGGCCGCCTGACGCTGCCCATGAGCGCGGCGTACGGGGCCAAGGTGGCGGTCGAGGTGGCGCGGAAGTGGGCCGCCGAGCGCGTGCAGTGGGGCGCCCCCATCGGCAAGCACGACGCGGTGGCGCAGATGCTGGGCGCCATGGCGGCCGATGCCTTCGCCATCGAGAGCATGGCCGAGCTTTCCAGCGCGCTGGCCGACCAGGCGAAGAACGACATCCGCCTGGAGGCCGCGATCGCCAAGCTGTGGACCACGGAGATCGGCTGGCGGATCGTGGACGACCTGCTGCAGATCCGCGGCGGGCGCGGCTACGAGACGGCCGACTCGCTGGCCGCGCGCGGCGAGGTGCCCATCGCGGTGGAGCGGATGATGCGCGACTTCCGCATCAACCGAATCTTCGAGGGCTCGTCGGAGATCATGCGCCTGTTCATCGCCCGCGAGGCGGTGGACACGCACCTGGCCGTGGCGGGCGACCTGATCAAGCCCGGCATCAGCACCGGGCAGAAGCTGGGCGCCATGGCCAAGGCGGGCGCCTGGTACGCGGCCTGGCTGCCGAAGCGCTTCGTGGGCGGCGGGCAGCTTCCCGGCCACTACGGCGAGTTCGGGCGCAACGCCAAGCACGTGCGCTTCATCGAGCGCACCTCGCGCAAGCTGGCGCGCAACATGTTCTACGCCATGGGCAAGTACCAGGCGAAGCTGGAGCGCAAGGGCCACCTGCTGGGCCGCTTCGTGGACATCGGCGCCGAGCTGTACGCCATGAGCTGCGCGGTGGTGCGCGCGCAGGACATGCGCGACGGGCCCAACGGCAAGGAGGCGGCGATCCTGGCCGACGTGTTCTGCCGCCGCTCGCGGCTGCGGGTGAAGGCGCTCTTCGACCAGCTGTGGGAGAACGCCGACGACCCGACCTACAAGGTTGCCCAGGACGTGATGAAGGGCCGTTACGCCTTCATCGAGGAGGGCGCCGTCACCACCATCCCCGAGCACACCCTGGCGCCCAGCGCGCAGCCGCCCATCGAGCGCAAGGTGTCGGGCGAGCGCCCGGCCACGCGCATCGGCGCGAGCGGCTGA
- a CDS encoding tetratricopeptide repeat protein, with protein MAGPQPGSPARKPRRRWRWHVPPALVHGNETLEGTEMLEEFSGAVGLVLWQSMRDVTLWAGGREPAERADLFQGIAHEQRLRQLEQAGIDAAIDAPMRMLARISGEPAAITEDEILGACRDVASWADAQEKLSTAISFSQAGALAAPTNAAAGFRVGQLARRKAEYARAESWFRRVIGLGRQAKDWASYSEAFLGLGELYTQRGNYPAARRFHVRALRAAKRHGLRDIQGRSLHALFVIASDTNPAEALEFARQSFRAYGSTHLRLPMLARDLAYFWMTRGRFAQALAVFQALAPHLSTPGERMLNTADIGRAAGGAANRGEFDRAWDEVWSFAGEWHTRPNAAQALLDLARGAASLKDWSRAERAASTARDVATRREESRVALEAETVLDQVTRKRGIEAATEPAGGEQEEADTEGLAAELLRTLSLAARR; from the coding sequence ATGGCCGGACCACAACCGGGTTCGCCCGCGCGCAAGCCGCGCCGCCGCTGGCGGTGGCACGTGCCGCCGGCGCTGGTGCACGGGAACGAGACGCTGGAAGGCACGGAGATGCTGGAAGAGTTCTCCGGGGCTGTGGGGCTGGTCCTGTGGCAGTCCATGCGCGACGTCACGCTGTGGGCGGGCGGGCGCGAGCCGGCCGAGCGCGCGGACCTGTTCCAGGGCATCGCGCACGAGCAGCGCCTGCGGCAGCTGGAGCAGGCGGGGATCGACGCGGCCATCGACGCGCCGATGCGCATGCTGGCCCGCATCTCCGGCGAGCCGGCGGCGATCACCGAGGACGAGATCCTGGGCGCCTGCCGCGACGTGGCCAGCTGGGCCGACGCGCAGGAGAAGCTCTCCACCGCCATTTCCTTCTCGCAGGCGGGCGCGCTGGCGGCGCCCACCAACGCGGCGGCGGGGTTCCGCGTGGGGCAGCTGGCGCGGCGCAAGGCCGAGTACGCGCGCGCCGAGAGCTGGTTCCGGCGGGTGATCGGGCTGGGGCGGCAGGCCAAGGACTGGGCCAGCTACTCCGAGGCCTTCCTGGGGCTGGGCGAGCTGTACACCCAGCGCGGCAACTACCCGGCGGCGCGCCGCTTCCACGTGCGGGCGCTGCGCGCCGCCAAGCGCCACGGCCTGCGCGACATCCAGGGGCGGTCGCTGCACGCGCTGTTCGTCATCGCCAGCGACACCAACCCGGCCGAGGCGCTGGAATTCGCGCGGCAGTCGTTCCGCGCGTACGGCAGCACGCACCTGCGCCTGCCCATGCTGGCGCGCGACCTGGCGTACTTCTGGATGACGCGCGGCCGCTTCGCGCAGGCGCTGGCCGTGTTCCAGGCGCTGGCGCCGCACCTGTCCACGCCGGGCGAGCGGATGCTGAACACCGCCGACATCGGGCGCGCGGCGGGCGGCGCGGCCAACCGCGGCGAGTTCGACCGCGCGTGGGACGAGGTGTGGAGCTTCGCGGGCGAGTGGCACACGCGCCCGAACGCGGCGCAGGCGCTGCTGGACCTGGCGCGTGGCGCGGCCAGCCTGAAGGACTGGAGCCGCGCCGAGCGCGCCGCCAGCACGGCGCGCGACGTGGCCACGCGCCGCGAGGAGAGCCGCGTGGCGCTCGAGGCCGAGACGGTGCTGGACCAAGTGACCCGCAAGCGCGGCATCGAGGCGGCCACCGAGCCCGCGGGCGGCGAGCAGGAGGAGGCCGACACCGAAGGCCTGGCCGCCGAGCTCCTCCGCACCCTCAGCCTCGCCGCGCGACGGTAG
- a CDS encoding diacylglycerol/polyprenol kinase family protein has product MRTTDDEGDAIPVDALTLPASPASPASARPRGIRRELARKAFHVSSAALPLLVWVAPRWVSLAVLLPAASVAVGVDWTRLRYRAPRYWFLRYTRRMLRHHERRRFAGATYMAVAYAAAVVFFPRPIAAMAMLFNGFGDAAAALVGKRWGRRRTSWGKSWEGFGAGLAVDLAVAIAVSSLAPGVPLTAAAAGAVAAATLEFLDLPIDDNVRVTLGGGGVAYLAMLLLG; this is encoded by the coding sequence ATGCGGACCACCGACGACGAAGGAGATGCGATCCCCGTGGATGCCCTGACCCTCCCCGCGTCCCCCGCGTCCCCCGCGTCCGCGCGGCCGCGCGGCATCCGGCGCGAGCTGGCGCGGAAGGCGTTCCACGTCTCCTCCGCCGCGCTTCCGCTGCTGGTGTGGGTGGCGCCGCGCTGGGTGTCTCTCGCCGTGCTCCTCCCCGCCGCGTCGGTGGCGGTGGGGGTGGACTGGACGCGGCTGCGCTACCGGGCGCCGCGCTACTGGTTCCTGCGCTACACCCGCCGCATGCTGCGCCACCACGAGCGCCGCCGCTTCGCCGGGGCCACGTATATGGCGGTGGCGTACGCGGCGGCGGTCGTCTTCTTCCCCCGCCCCATCGCGGCGATGGCCATGCTGTTCAACGGCTTCGGGGATGCGGCCGCGGCGCTGGTCGGCAAGCGCTGGGGGCGGCGGCGGACGAGCTGGGGGAAGAGCTGGGAGGGCTTCGGCGCGGGCTTGGCGGTGGACCTCGCCGTCGCGATCGCCGTCAGCAGCCTGGCGCCCGGCGTCCCCCTCACCGCGGCGGCGGCGGGCGCGGTGGCGGCGGCCACGCTGGAGTTCCTGGATCTCCCCATCGACGACAACGTGCGCGTGACCCTGGGTGGCGGCGGGGTCGCGTACCTGGCGATGCTGCTGCTCGGCTGA
- a CDS encoding CopG family ribbon-helix-helix protein encodes MSETIPITLSNELAAEVDALSEADGIPRDELVRNAVEAYVAERRFDELRARVIPQAQRAGFFTDEDVFREIS; translated from the coding sequence ATGAGCGAGACGATTCCCATTACCCTCTCCAACGAACTCGCTGCCGAAGTCGACGCGCTGTCCGAAGCCGACGGCATCCCGCGCGACGAGCTCGTCCGCAATGCCGTGGAAGCGTATGTCGCGGAGCGGAGGTTCGACGAATTGCGCGCCCGCGTCATCCCGCAGGCACAGAGGGCCGGGTTCTTCACGGACGAGGACGTGTTCCGCGAGATCTCGTGA
- a CDS encoding alpha/beta hydrolase — protein sequence MVESWEHREAVVNNVRLHWVEQGSGPLVILLHGFPEFWYGWRRQIPALAAAGFRVVAPDLRGYNLSEKPKGTASYRVSILVEDVAGLIRQLGAERAHVVGHDWGGVIAWHLGMRRPELVDRLAIINAPHPSIFAREMRRPRQFLRSWYAFFVQLPLIPEAGIRARDFALLERLFRGTARRGSFTDADIARYKEALGRPGALTAALNYYRAYRSHLFQRRETKKEPRRVIGRPTLVIWGERDQALNLHNLDGLERYVPDLRVERLPEATHWVMADAPARVNDLLAEFLGDDGRAGRA from the coding sequence ATGGTGGAGAGCTGGGAGCACCGCGAGGCGGTGGTCAACAACGTGCGGCTGCACTGGGTGGAGCAGGGGAGCGGGCCGCTCGTCATCCTGCTCCACGGCTTCCCCGAGTTCTGGTACGGGTGGCGGCGGCAGATTCCCGCGCTGGCGGCGGCGGGCTTCCGCGTGGTCGCGCCGGACCTGCGCGGGTACAACCTCTCCGAAAAGCCGAAGGGCACCGCCAGCTACCGCGTCAGCATCCTGGTGGAGGACGTCGCCGGGCTCATCCGCCAGCTGGGGGCGGAGCGCGCGCACGTGGTCGGGCACGACTGGGGCGGCGTCATCGCCTGGCATCTGGGGATGCGCCGCCCGGAGCTGGTCGACCGCCTCGCCATCATCAACGCCCCGCATCCCTCCATCTTCGCGCGCGAGATGCGGCGCCCGCGGCAGTTCCTGCGCTCGTGGTACGCCTTCTTCGTCCAGCTCCCCCTGATCCCCGAGGCGGGGATCCGCGCGCGCGACTTCGCGCTGCTGGAGCGCCTCTTCCGCGGCACCGCGCGCCGCGGCTCGTTCACCGACGCGGACATCGCGCGCTACAAGGAGGCGCTGGGGCGCCCCGGCGCGCTCACCGCCGCGCTGAACTACTACCGCGCGTACCGCAGCCACCTCTTCCAGCGCAGGGAGACGAAGAAGGAGCCGCGGCGGGTGATCGGCCGGCCCACGCTGGTCATCTGGGGCGAGCGGGACCAGGCGCTGAACCTCCACAACCTGGACGGGCTGGAGCGCTACGTCCCCGATCTCCGCGTCGAGCGGCTTCCCGAGGCCACGCACTGGGTGATGGCCGACGCGCCGGCGCGGGTGAACGATCTGCTGGCGGAGTTCCTGGGGGACGACGGAAGGGCCGGCCGCGCCTGA